A region of the Vigna unguiculata cultivar IT97K-499-35 chromosome 9, ASM411807v1, whole genome shotgun sequence genome:
GGTAAAGTTTGGTAAGTGTGAGCCCAATAAATCGGCTACTTCTATTACTAAACTTGTTGATATATTTATGTGAGGTTGTTGTTTGAGTGACACGTATGAGGTGTTGGGATGGTGACGCGTGTAGGCATGCGCAGTGATGAGGTATTTTTTGGGAAGGTTAAAGAGTGAAAATTGAAAggaacaatttattttttggaaaaggaaaaaaggtGGTAACGGCGGTGGATGAAATAATGAGGTGGTTGATGAtgattgatgaaggattgaggAAGGTGTTGGACCCACAGATGATTGGGTTGATTTAAGATTTTATGTATTAGTTTGTGGGAAGAGGGCAGAGCAAAGTAAAGGCATTGTCGTCACGGATTTTGAGCAGCAGAGGGAGGTAACCTGGACGTGTGTTTTGGTGGCACATGATGATGAGATGATAAAGATGAACGTGTGTGGAAGGTAAAACACCACCACCAATCCTATACTCTCATCACACAATTCACAATCAATTTCTTCCTCTTCCAGGGAAAAAGACAACTCGTATGCTCACCGTCACAACCTCCAtcttcacttttcttaactCATTCAAAAACATCAAAACGATCAGATACATTATTTTCTTCGTATGCGACACCATTCAACATTTCGGGACCTTTATTTCACAATGTTTAAACACtaaatttggtattttaattatGGCTTTATTTTGCTGCCTTTTAAAACCAGAGATTTCGGTGTTTTTATACGTAGATCCAATCAAAACATGTTACGtgtaattatttcaatttgtgACATTGCTTTAGTTGATATTCAACTCATATTTAAACATTTGCAACTCACGCTCATTCAATTTAACTTCGGTCATCCACTTCTTGCCGACCATCCAATGCACAACATAGCAATTCATCAAAGATAGAAGAACACGATAAATCGAAACAAGTCAAACCCTTCAAACTCCCAACACACCGATGAAATCAAAAGTTACATAGGGTTTGGGAATgccacttttttgttttttcaaaagtgggttagTTTAAgcttaatttacaaaaaaaaataaaaattcttaacttttaaattacatatacatGTTTAACAGAAAATAATgccatattatttaaaataattatagatgACATGTTTTTATTAGATCTTCCACGGAAGAATGCTAAAATCTCTCTTTCAAAAGAGCCTTGAAGTAAGTCTTTTAATTATATGCCATTATCTTGGTAGCTTGTTCCTCAAGCGAAACACAAGGTCAACTAATAGAGACCGCAGTGAGATTTccaaacagaaaaataaataaataaataaataaataacacaacaATGGACTACGTTTCTGGAAAAGATTTagaagtaataatatattttgattattacatGTGATGATGGAGGGCGAAGTTGACTAATACAGACGCTTTGTTCACATGTAGTTTGATTGGAATGATTCAAAAGCATCATAATTCTCTTGTTTAAGTTAAGCGTCTAGCTATATAACGTGTGAAAGACAAAACAACGAAAGTGGCTACTTAGCCCAGAATCAAAAACATTACCAAAACATCATTCCAACTTGGGTTATTATGAGAGGTCGCAGTGGATGCCACAAACCAGTGCTGTGTGATGTTCAACACCCACATGGCTACTTTGTCACTTGATGACGTGGCACGACTTCATTGGGTGACAATTTCCATCATTTTCTGTGTGATGTCATTTGTACTATCAGGGTGATATCAACCTTCTAAGCATTCCAACACTATGTATAACTATGATTTTAGATACAAAAATCACATTTTATCCAGAGCATTCAAGAGTCTCTCTACTCACTATTTCTTAATGTATATATTCCACATCTCTCTTTTGTCATAATCATGTAAATATCTGTGATTTTCTAAACCAGATATTAAACATATCAaacatgtatattttaatttatcaacgAACAACTATAAAGTTATGGTCTTAAATTGATCTAGTCCATATAATGATTGCATCCAAGTTCGGATGGTTATAACTCTAAAACCAACATAATCTTTTAAGTAGAGTTTGTGTCTTATGATTTAGAAAagtgtaattattttatattattatttatgtgtaAGTTgttataagttttatataatttgagataagattaatttatagtatataaataaatggaaattttattttttaagttgagTTGAATTATCGTACACTTCTTAATTTGAtatcaaaattatgaaataaaatatattttagtgaaGCTTATTGTTGGTTGAATTTAACTGGTATCAAATCAGATCATTAATAAAGGTTTTAAATGCTGAATGATCAAAATAGGGACTGTAGGAACAAAATGTGGAGGTGTAGAAAGGAAAAACCTTGGTATTATTGAATTTCAAATAGAAGAAAATGATTGATTTTAAACCGATGGAGAAGGATGGTACCGAATGAATTATGATTGAAGGGATTAATTAATGTGGATGAGAAAAGCACGGGGCAAAATATATGCTTGTTTATTGCTCACGCTGAATCAATCAATCAAAAGATTTCGTAACAACTTGCGTAAAATAGATCCTTGAtgtaaagaataataaaaactctTACTCATTCTTGATCATTCATTGCATTTTTGTTACTTTAGTTTATCATATGATGGCATGGCATAGATTAAACTTTGTGAGTAAGTAAAGGGCACCGCGAGAATTAATGCCAAACAACAAATAGCGTGATGTGTTTTACTAGTTTCCTatcattttttagtattttcgTGTAATTTCATCCCTCTTCATCATTTTGAGATTGACCACATTTCAATTGTTTTTCCTACAGAAGTTATTAATATAGATCGAACTTGGATCGAATTGCaggaatcaaatatttgagatttttACGTTCAAGAGATCATAATCGAAGCTCCGATTATTAGTTCTAAATCATGAACAAAGGATGATATATTGAAGAGCTCAATCAGATTCTATTAGACTGTTTTGTGGAAGGGTCTGATCAAAGGGTTAGTAGATTGTCTAGCACAGACAGTCTAGCGGTGGCACAATAAAGAGTCTATGCTAACATTTGTTGATGTctttgtctttaattttttttcttttttatttcggAGGCTTAAGTTGTATATATATAGACTCTCCTAGGTTAAGACGTTGACATTAATGtaaaattctttatatatatatatatatatatatatatatatatatatatatataatattctaaGTTTGTTTTATTTCAATCTAGTtctttgtgttgttttttagtattattgttgTTAAGAACTTAACGATGGgtataaataagaataagaaaagaaattaaaaaggttGAAGAAATATGACCATCAAGGATGACATCAAAAAGTTTTTTGAGTATAACAACTTTGGCTGAGGATCAAGATGAAAGTCATCTTGATATAAACAAAGTTGTGTTGAGGCTTTGAATGATGAGGTAAACATGCTAACAATTATATTTCGGAAGTAGAAGACTAATGTGATCAAGTTAGAAGTGCCATAATTTTGTGTCTTAATGATAAGGCATTAAGAGAAGTCATTGTATACAACTAAGTCTTTTCACAACACTAGTACAACGAAGGACTTTGACACTAATTATTTTTGACATTATACTTTGGTAATCGAATCGAAGCTTATCAATGTGAGGTAAACAAGGAGGGACTTTTGGCTTTTGTTCTAAACCAAAGTATAAATTTCGACATTAGGCTTCAATTGTCTCTAAAACTGAAACCTATAccagtaaaaaattataacaaaaggAATAAACTTCGATTTTTAGAAACAATTGAAGCCTATTTGACTATATGTTTCGTTACTAAGAAGCGATCAAAGCCTATTAtggtattttaaaaacaaatatccaTTCATGTTATGGGATTGACAAGTGTATCAAATCAAACAAGTTATAAAGTGAAAAGTCCAAATATCGTTTCCAAAGATAGTTGCGCAAAAACTTGACAAatcttataatttataactaaattagacaacaaatttcacaaaaataaatttctttttacatttttatcaaacatatgGTGTGCAACAGTATGATAAAGACATTATTTAGATTGAGTTTCATGATTCAATTTAGAAcaaaaacaccaaacaataTACTTATAATTCTTTCTCTAGCATTTATACTTTTTGTAACAAGTcctaatatcttatttttattataagttcaCATTAATAATCAAAGTTATGATACTATGAATGACTAAAAATGTTCTACATTTATATTTAGCATGtgaaatttattaacttttttattttaatcttgttTCTCAAACTATCTTTGGATCAGAAGATGCTCTaacatatatgattatttagaatatgtaattaaaataagtaaaacataaaagtgaatgaaaaattatacaaaatagtAGAATTATCGAAGAACACGAGATGTTGGTTTTGTGGAGATGATCCCCACTAGGCCCATGGTTGCTATTAGAGACATGCGTCAAACTGTGGTCGTGAAATCCATCAAGAACGTGGACAAGAAGGACCTACCGAGTTAAGGTCAAGAGGCTGCACAAAAGAGTTCATTGTACTCAGGAAAGTTAATTCCGAAATGGATTTTGTTAGTACCGGAAATTTGATTCCAAGACCTTCCAAAATGTTGTTTCTGATATACTCTGAATTTTCAGTTATGGTATACCATTTCAGATTAGCTTCCTTTGCACTACTCCAAATGCATTCCCAAATGAAGAAGAGGGGAGAGGACAACGTACATCATCTCCATGTTTAATGCATAAGAACAATGCATTGAAGCCAGCCAAAAGCATAACACACGCAACAGGAACAAAATGGTCTGTGAAAAAATTAGGATTAAAGTAAATAAACCATAAGGTTATTATGGGAACTTCCTTTTAATGATGGGGTGTATTAGAAATTGATGGGGTGCAGAAATTAATACCCAATTTTAGTTGCTATAAAAAACCCAAAttattgtcatttttattctttcttccaaaacatgatattatatttagcTACTTATGGGGAAGTCATTTGACTTTATTTCAGAACTCTAACTTAAGAAGGTTACCCAAACAGTTTCCTTTAAATAATCAAACCACTACTATAACTGagtttgtttatactttttttaaaaatattataagtataTGCTTTCATGCATTTAACTAATatgcttattttaaaaataaaaggtttCTTCTACCTTTTCTTAAAAACAAATTCTGTTTCCTCtctaacaattaatttttaactgcccattttacaagaaaataattattttttaaaatttaaccaaaCATTCTATCTTgcctcaaaatttaattttctgtAAAAGAACCAAACAAATTAAGTTACTGTAATTACATAACTATAAAGAAAGATATATTAAGGGTTTAATGAAATTATAGCAATAAcattttccattttgttttCCTCACTTACTTCTCTTAATCCGTGGTTTTAAAAACCTTACGAGGTCTATCCTagggatataaaaaatatttgtatcgGCGGGTATCTGCAAATAAAATCCGCAATagatagaaaacaaatattaaaaatggatacccgctacccgcagatacgagtatcatagtatccgtacccgtggatacccgtaccctctaaactttaattcacaaaactacccttatatatatatatatatatatatatatatatatatatatatatatatatattagtaaaaaatattcttacctAATTTTTTCTCAGGAATCAATCAGAGAGAGTGAACTTgttgattaaaacattaattaaagaaattttcattgtgttgaacgttattttatatttatatttttatgattatttaaatttgtatgaacttgagtttgtttgaactttatttaaaatttatgacagtgatgtattttattttattttattttaatttatgattaaaaatttattttttaaataatattgtaaatacttgcgggtatccgtggatacccgcaaatatgaaaaaaatagacgggtacccgcataacggatacccgacgaatATGGACACGGATACGGGACAAATATATATCCAAGCGGGTAGGATACGGTGGAATTACTACCCGTATCTTACCTGCCCCGTTGGCATCCCTAGTCTACCctatataataactaaaaatataaaaaaacatcgCAAGTGTTTatgtaatttcaaaaatattgaaGAGATAATCAATGTATCAATGTAATTTATGTAACTTAAATACATTCTGTGGACTGAAATGCTTTGTTGTTTAAAAAAGTATAACTTATTAGCCACGCCATTAACTTCTTTTACTATAGAACATCATACACATGAAAgacatgattttttattaataaaatataaagaattttgattactataaaagatataaaagaaaactatcTTGTTAtatagaatagaaaaaaaaaaaaaaatccttcgCATAATCAACCATGTTATCaacttaaaattgaaaatctttaatATGAAATGAATGTTTGGTTGGTCATTGAATGATTCATATAGAAACAGGCATGGATTTGAGACACACAGATTTCGTCACGATTTTTAACGTTTCATCTCTAAATCCTATCCAAACAAAACCATTAACGGATAGAAATGGAACCAATCCAAAACATATGTAAGTGATTGCTTAATAGGAATTAATTATatagatttaattaattgatgattatctaataatcattaattatatagttataattttattatttttttctattttacctttttttttctttggggCTAAAACAGAGGGAAGAAAACCACCTTGTCTGAACACTAGACAAGAGTAACAAGATCATAACAAGGAAACCATGGTCTGTAAAAATCATGGAATCCGGGACGTTGACgtgacaaaattaatttttagtcaaaataaaaggaaaaaaaaaaactttttctgGAAGAAGATTGAGCACACAGATATCACAAGAAAAGAGTGagaaattttaatgtaattttatgaaaacaactttctttcttttttttttgaaaaaaaaaaaaaaggataaggGAACTTACAATTTACAGTAGCAATATGAATAGGGTTTGAAAGTTGAATCCTATAACCTGAAGTGAGAAGTGGGACTTGTCATGTACCATTTAATCAAAAAGCTATAATTATCACAACCCAAAATAATACAGGTCATtcacatttgttatttttattttacaagtataaaaaattgtttttaataaataattattaaatgaatgttttgatataaaataatatttttcaaagagATTCACAATCAGagacaaatttataattaaacagTTATCCAAAACTTTTacacaataaatttatataattttataaaattattattttaaaacaatataacttaaattcatatttatatttccAAAACTTTTTTTAGGGTTAACATAccttataataaattataataatatcctaaaaatttgcaaaattataTAACTGGTAATgaagaaataatatattaaaagaggaaaaagaaagaaaattagtaTGTACAGGACAGTGCATTGGCATTGGCGAAGATCAATGAGTCCATCATAACCTATTTGTATTAATGGATGACATCATTTTGAATGGAAGTGGCAACTAAAGAAAAAACCATTCCTTCTCCTATGCCTATCTGTGCTACATACATCAACCTCAGAATAGAAAACTACAAATTacaaaacaaagagaaaaaacagTTTTGTGTTTGGTTATGAAGTTTAGTATTGTGTCAACCCCAGCATTAGAACTCATGTGTCGTTGCTAACCCATTCTTTCACCTTGTTTGTAGAAACCTTTGTTTCTTCTGAAAGAAAGAACAAATTTACCCAGTTAGATTATAGTAATCATAGAATACAAAGCCAAAGGAAGATAACAAATATCATAATCAAGCGTACTAGATCTAAACAATAGAAGATGGTTGCTAAATTCTTAAATTGACTATGAcactaaaattttttaattcttaaattcaGTTGCTACTTTTCCCATAGGGTTGGAGGTACAGGTAAAGTAATACTATTTTGGTACCTACTGTTTCTTTGACAATAATGTTCCAACCACTTAAATTAATACTAATGACATCCCTGTTGCCCACAGAAACTAATTCCATTTTCGGAATTTCCAGAATAATTAATCcagaaagagaaagaacaatTATTAGCTGTAGACTATTCATCGTTTTAGATCTCTGATCAAACTTTATGTATTACCACTGTTTTCTGATATTAGgagaaatttaaaagaattaccCCATTAATTCAGAACCATCTAGGTGAGAAAAATCTGACTGTGTTAAGGTTGTTATGATCTCAAAATCTATACTGATAGAGGTAAAAACCATTAAGAAGGAACAATCCTACCTTTTCTCTGAAAGATTTGATGACTGCAAACAGCAACTTGTCCCCTGCTATTTGTCTCACTCTTTGTATAAGCTCATGTCGTGAAATCTTCTTCTCCTgcaacatgaaaaaaaatgagaaaaacaaaCACGAAACACACTCAAACACAGAttcaagcaagaaaagcacttACTCTTTTATCTCTGTAGAACTTGGAGATTAGAGCAATATCACGAGAAGCCAAAACCTTTGAAAGTGCAGAAATCAGAGTTGGGAATGGCATCCAAGGCGAAGTAGGTCTCGAAAGTTCTTCTTCACTCTTCTCAACCCCTGCAAACCAAACCACACCATCATCTTAAaaattaccaaaaataaaaacacacaaacatcAATGTTTTTGATTCAAAATGGAAACACACCTTTGAAAGAAGGAACCCTGAAGCTTACAACATATGCAGGCAAGACATGAGTGTTCATGCGATTACTCCAAATTATGTACTTGCTAGGAGCTGAAAAACTATCCACCCCGGAATCATACTTCTCGGAACTTGGATAACATTGTTCTGTGTCATCATCAACAAGCTCCGATCTCCCTAGAATAACGCGACACAGAAGTGCGTGCCTCACACCGTCTTTGCCAACTACACACTCTCTAACACTGCAAAAAGCAAAGTTTCATTCGAGATTCAGAATCAACATAATAATACATTGTTGTGAGTTggtatgacaaaaatattttcaatcagatcaaattttaaaaactaactaTGATGAGAGATCAAAGTTTAAGATGATCTAAAATTAGTAATACACGATAAAATCTATTAACCACCATAAATTTCTCAACCTAAAACAAATTTACTCTGAATTCtattaccaaatatttttatatctcaaAAATTTGAACGTGAAGGAATTAAAAGACAAACATTTGGAGAGGAACGTCATCGGGGGAGAGAAGTAGCTGAGGACCATGGACGTGGGCAAACCCGTGAGAAACTATGTTGTTTACGTCATCTTCACCGCGAGTTCCGTACCAAGCGTACTTGACGTTGGCATTCCCTTCACGCAGTTCTGCCACCGCCCTAGCGTGAAGCTGAAACGACTGGAGGCGTGCCTGCAAAACGACGCCAGAACACGTGTTTCGGTGAACGGAAAGAACCTCCGTTTTGGGCCCAAGCAGACCCAGCCCACGAATAAAGCGTGTCTTGATAAGGTCATGAAGCACATCTCCTTGAAGAAGTCTGACGAAAGAAGCGTCTTCTGATGACCCCATTACCGTGCCGGAAACACTGCTCTCGCTATCTGAAAAAACCGAATCTTGATCATCATGTTGAGAGAGTGTAATTTGCTCCATAGACGAAGGTAGAAAAGAAGTAAGACTGAGTTTGAGGGAGTGATGAGGAAAAGTGTGAAGAGCCAGAGACATAGTATAGTATTTATAGGTTGGTggttttattgtgtttttttggTTTAGTTTAGGTTTGCGATGGGCGGTGCAAAGAGAGAGGAAAAGTGAGAGTGTTGGTTAAGGCTGGCGCTGCTTGTTTTGGAGAGAAACCTCCAGATTTAGAAACTGGAATAACATTTATGTTCTATCCACGTGTGCATCGGGTTTTGTGTGTTACTGAGGTTGTTTCAATTATAGTTGCTACAAGTGGTGCTGTAGTTTTTAACCCACTATTCATTTCAGACATTGTATTTATACATACTTTCactagcttttttttttttaataatgcaaTGGAACACACACCAGATAAATAAATGCAGGTTATCGAACAAACAACGTTATCGTGTGAATGtttataattgtttaatgtcagatgcaaaaattaaaataaacattttcagATTATGAAGATTCAAAATTTAATCTCAAGTTTATCTCAAATTTGAGAACTATTACTGTAAAAAATTCCACTTTATAGATGTTTCTTTAGACAGaaaactaaaaatcagtccattCACCTTAAGCTTTCTTTGATTACACGCAATAAGGATGAGGCTCTTTCTTCCATTGGAGTTCGACAGGGTAGAAAATTGTCAATGGATAAAATGTTCAGATCACACCATttgaagataaaatatatattttaaattatgtaattctGAAATACATTTTGAATGGTATtaagtaattcaaaatatatttctaaatttggAATAATTAATATGTTTCCAAATATGTCAGTTAAcacgtatttttaaattacctataatatatttctaatttatgtcagtcaaaatgtatttttaaattcctTAATCtgaaatagatttttaaatctaaaagcatatgttaaattgtataattaagaaaaagtttgcgatttaaattctaaattatatcatttaaaatatgtttatgaAATGTAaagtcaataatatatttttaaattttgaattgttatattgaaattatacatattttgaATATGTGTGTGTGAAAATTTATGGCTTTAATGAAAGAAAGAGTCTAAGTAtgcgatttttttttctgtgtatAGTTTGGGAGCAAACAAAACCACTTGTCATGAAGAGAAGTTTTCTATGATAAGGATCCGATTTTATGAATATGGTAATTGACGTCAAACGTGGGTTTGGTCTTATTTAAAAggttatgttaaaattaatttttttataatattaattattttagtttttcttatttataatacatttcATTTCTTTGATCAACTTTTGAAGAACTAATTTGAAACTAACTATTTTCACACGAAGTTTACCATTATCGATTGAGGTTAGATTAATGAGACATAAGATGTTTGTTACAGAacttagagctgtcaaaatgggttgaaacCTGCGAGTCAACCCAACTCACCACAGGTTCGGACCGAGttaggttgaaatttttttacaaattcaatacgagttgatttttgacccgactcATTTAGAACCCGGCTCACCCAGGTTGAACCGTGGTGAGCTGggcagataaaagggtcacacaagtatttttttattttttattttattaagttgggtttTACATTTGAGTCATGTTaggtttttttatccaacacataaataatttgtattttttttattattttggtttgtatttgtattgtattaaagtttatttagattttaattagaattacaatttagttttgaatgaaaaaaaataaaaaaattgtattttttttaatcaagtgaacccgtgagccaacccgtttaactcgccaacccgtggtgggccgggccgggttcaaatttttttgactgGCTAAAAAGTGAATCGGGTTGAGTTGACTCACTAAATtatcaacccgtggtggattgagtcgagtcgagtcgggttacccgttttgacagctctaatagaactgttttcactcaaattaattcataaatttattctaactctaaaacaaataataattatgaggGATGATTATGTATagatttaaaatcttaaaaatgttcaaatgaatgaatatttatttagacagttgtaatatgaaaaatttatgttgattttaacaaataaccgattattatattttaatatgaagaTAAGATTTACACATTAGTATTTTACGGATTGAttctcaaataattttttaaatacttaattaacTTTGGAAAAACGTTGTTATATCAACTGTTTTCTTTCTCTATAAATGCTAGATCGAAAGATCATTTGATAAGACAAAAAGAGAATGTTAGCTATATTTGAAAAACCTTTATTTctataaagttattttaataaggAGTGTTTTCACATCATCATCTTTTATAGATTTCTACttcaaaataatcttttaaagaGTTGTATCTTTAAAATAACACTATTGttttagttgttaaaataagacttaattactcggatcatactcattttggttcgaaaatttcaaaatggtacctaCTTTaaactttgtctcaatttagtactcaattttgattattgcattAATGTAGTACCCTCCCTTAAGTCTTCGCAAACGCCGTTaactaccttgccacgtgtcaacctctggttttttttaaatttttaattttttttaaaatttttataacttttttttaaattgccacgtgtcaaatccttgatgtgacatgtggcattgtcagtgacacgtggcaaggtaccgCCACATGGCAAGGTACTTGCTAATcgtcattgtcttgatttcaatttagtcctcacatgtgtctatttgtttcaatttagtacccatatatgtttatttgtttcaatttagtacttgttctatttgtttgaattttgttcaaatatattttttttaaaaagaggaatattgtatctcttttaagacaaaatttattatttatataaatgttatattgatatttgttactaaaaattagttataaaattaagtattgaaatttatattaaagttaatggtaaaagtcatgaataacatatttatgttttgttacaATGATATTTGTTATACTCATGAATAACACAGTTTTGGTAAatttgttattcatgacttttactattaactttaatataaatttcaatacttaattttataagtcacttttaataataaatataaatataacatttatataaataataaatttggtcttaagggAGAcataatatttctctattttgtaaaaaaatattcagacaaaattgaaacaaatagagcggatactaaattgaaacaaataaacatgtatgggtactaaattgaaacaaatagacatataCGAGGACTAAGTTGAaatgaagacaatgacacttggcaGGTACCTTGTCACGTGGCGAtacattgccacgtgtcactgacGATGCTATGTGTCACATCAAggatttgacacgtgacaattttaaaaaaaaaaattaaaaattaaaaaaaaattaaaaaaatttaagaaaaattaaaaaattaaaaaaaaccagaGGCTGACACGTGACAAGGTAGTTAATGGCGTTTGCAAAGACTTAACGGagggtactacattgatgcacaTTACGAATTTGaatactaaattgagacaaagttcaaagtgggtaccattttaaaattttcgaacCAAAATAGTATGATGCGAGTAATTAAGCCTTAAAGTAATGTTAAAGCTCAAGAAGTTGATTGAGTTGAACttccaaataatttaaaaccatTTTCCAAATGATTGAAGAATTGTCTTTAAATCAATGGATGCTTTAGAAAAATCAGTTTtagattaagaaaatattacttttagttttatttaatctttCCTAACCAtgtaatatgaatttaattgtTGTAAGAGACGTTAGAGAGAAAATGACACCAAAAGTTATACCGAGTCACCCTAATAAAGAGTATTGTCAGTTGCTTAATCACTTCGATTAAACCAATCCactaattttaagtttttactgGTACCTTACAAGAAAAACAAGAagtattattatgaaaataggaaaaaaaaacataaaaagagaaGGTTGAATTGTGCTTTAAAGCACTTTTTGCAATTATGGTCTGATAAGTGATATTTAGACAATAGTTTTATATGACAAgtaataaattaatgattttt
Encoded here:
- the LOC114162800 gene encoding probable inactive poly [ADP-ribose] polymerase SRO2, which codes for MSLALHTFPHHSLKLSLTSFLPSSMEQITLSQHDDQDSVFSDSESSVSGTVMGSSEDASFVRLLQGDVLHDLIKTRFIRGLGLLGPKTEVLSVHRNTCSGVVLQARLQSFQLHARAVAELREGNANVKYAWYGTRGEDDVNNIVSHGFAHVHGPQLLLSPDDVPLQIVRECVVGKDGVRHALLCRVILGRSELVDDDTEQCYPSSEKYDSGVDSFSAPSKYIIWSNRMNTHVLPAYVVSFRVPSFKGVEKSEEELSRPTSPWMPFPTLISALSKVLASRDIALISKFYRDKREKKISRHELIQRVRQIAGDKLLFAVIKSFREKKKQRFLQTR